Proteins encoded in a region of the Sterolibacterium denitrificans genome:
- a CDS encoding gamma carbonic anhydrase family protein, with the protein MPLYALGDRVPRCAPDSWIADTASVIGSVVLESCASVFFGAVVRGDTDLITIGERSNIQDNAVLHTDAGIRLTLGKRIIVGHQAMLHGCTVGDGSLIGIGAIILNGAKIGAHSIVAAGAMIPEGKEYPDYSLILGSPGKVVRSLSAAEAEELMRGADSYVARWQSYLRDLRPLSAPHGP; encoded by the coding sequence ATGCCGCTCTACGCCCTCGGCGACCGCGTTCCGCGCTGCGCGCCGGATAGCTGGATCGCCGACACGGCCAGCGTCATCGGCTCGGTGGTGCTGGAATCCTGCGCCAGCGTCTTCTTCGGCGCCGTGGTGCGCGGCGATACCGATCTGATCACCATCGGCGAGCGCAGCAACATCCAGGACAACGCCGTATTGCATACCGACGCCGGCATCCGGCTGACCCTGGGCAAGCGCATCATCGTCGGCCATCAGGCCATGCTGCACGGCTGCACGGTGGGCGACGGTTCGCTGATCGGCATCGGCGCGATCATCCTCAACGGCGCGAAAATCGGCGCCCACAGCATCGTCGCGGCGGGTGCGATGATCCCGGAAGGCAAGGAATATCCCGATTACTCGCTGATCCTCGGCTCCCCGGGCAAGGTCGTGCGCAGCCTCAGCGCGGCCGAGGCGGAGGAATTGATGCGCGGCGCGGACAGCTACGTGGCGCGCTGGCAGTCCTATCTCAGGGATCTGCGGCCGTTGTCGGCGCCGCATGGGCCATGA
- a CDS encoding peptidylprolyl isomerase gives MRTPSRLLLSLLAATFVLTACNDQKSSTPAKQEAAQSETSPKLKEGVAAMVNGEPILESRVALLLEHFGSQNPEQAGNPETRKMVIEQLTMQTLIAQEALKKGLDKKPEIADQLELTRQTTLSNAFVQDLIASHPITDEALAAEYDRLKSQFAGNEYKARHILVDSEERAREIIAKLKKNPQSFAALAKANSKDPGSKEHGGDLGWFDPRAMVPEFGAALDKLEKGQITQEPVKTQFGYHIIALDDARQKDVAPLDQIKPMLKQQMQQQAMRKQLDELKAKAKIVIAEPPAPAAPAAATEPQEGTAENTDAAKESAAAGGKK, from the coding sequence ATGCGCACCCCGTCCCGTCTGCTTTTGAGCCTGCTTGCCGCCACGTTTGTCCTGACTGCCTGCAACGACCAGAAATCCTCCACGCCGGCAAAGCAGGAAGCGGCGCAAAGCGAAACTTCCCCGAAACTCAAGGAAGGCGTGGCTGCCATGGTGAATGGCGAGCCCATCCTGGAAAGCCGGGTTGCGCTGCTGCTCGAACATTTCGGCAGCCAGAATCCCGAGCAGGCCGGGAATCCGGAAACCCGGAAGATGGTGATCGAGCAGCTCACCATGCAGACGCTGATCGCCCAGGAAGCGCTGAAAAAAGGTCTCGACAAGAAGCCGGAGATCGCCGACCAGCTCGAACTCACGCGGCAGACCACGCTGTCGAATGCCTTCGTGCAGGATTTGATCGCCAGCCATCCCATCACGGACGAAGCCCTCGCCGCCGAATACGACAGACTCAAGAGCCAGTTTGCCGGCAATGAATACAAGGCGCGCCACATTCTGGTGGACAGCGAAGAACGGGCGCGGGAAATCATTGCCAAGTTGAAGAAGAATCCGCAGAGCTTCGCCGCGCTGGCCAAGGCGAATTCCAAGGATCCCGGCTCGAAGGAACACGGCGGCGATCTGGGCTGGTTCGATCCGCGCGCCATGGTGCCCGAGTTCGGCGCCGCCCTGGACAAGCTGGAAAAAGGCCAGATCACCCAGGAGCCGGTCAAGACCCAGTTCGGCTACCACATCATCGCGCTGGACGATGCGCGGCAGAAGGACGTCGCGCCGCTCGACCAGATCAAGCCGATGCTCAAGCAGCAGATGCAGCAACAGGCCATGCGCAAGCAACTGGACGAACTCAAGGCAAAGGCGAAGATCGTGATTGCCGAACCGCCTGCGCCTGCGGCACCCGCTGCCGCGACTGAGCCGCAGGAAGGGACTGCGGAAAACACCGACGCCGCGAAGGAAAGCGCAGCGGCCGGCGGCAAGAAATAA
- a CDS encoding ABC transporter permease: MLRSLKNILRLGIKELFSLKTDLAMIFLIIFGFTYAVYQPTKNAAFGVINASIAVVDEDGSALSRQIIDTLGPPYFQPPAPLSLEQIDQAMDEGRHTFIIDIPPNFEADVKAGREPTVQILADATAVTQAGAGVGYLQSIVTRAVIDHSWGRDVNIELPVKLVTRAKFNANMESAWLMAVNQLINNITLLAIFLTGAALIREREHGTIEHLLAMPLKPFEIMLAKVWASGLIIVIAATLSLQFVAKGWLALPVAGSTPLFVGGIVVYLFSTTALGIFLATIARTMPQFALLAVPVYIAMNLLSGGITPLDEMPPAMHAAMLISPSTHFTSFSQSVLYRSAGLDVVWPDLAYCAAIGTLYFGGALLRFRKALAG; this comes from the coding sequence ATGCTGCGCTCGCTGAAGAACATCCTCCGCCTGGGCATCAAGGAACTGTTCAGCCTGAAAACCGATCTGGCGATGATCTTTCTGATCATCTTCGGCTTCACCTATGCCGTCTATCAGCCGACCAAGAACGCCGCCTTCGGCGTGATCAATGCCTCGATCGCCGTCGTCGATGAGGACGGCTCGGCGCTCTCGCGGCAGATCATCGATACCCTCGGGCCGCCCTATTTCCAGCCGCCCGCGCCCCTGTCGCTGGAGCAGATCGACCAGGCCATGGATGAGGGGCGCCATACCTTCATCATCGACATCCCGCCGAACTTCGAGGCCGACGTCAAGGCCGGCCGCGAACCGACCGTGCAGATTCTGGCCGACGCCACGGCAGTGACCCAGGCCGGCGCCGGGGTCGGCTATCTGCAGAGCATCGTCACTCGCGCGGTGATCGACCACAGCTGGGGGCGCGATGTGAACATCGAGCTGCCGGTCAAGCTGGTGACGCGCGCCAAGTTCAATGCCAACATGGAATCCGCCTGGCTGATGGCGGTCAACCAACTGATCAACAACATCACCCTGCTGGCGATCTTCCTCACCGGCGCGGCGCTGATCCGCGAGCGCGAGCACGGCACCATCGAGCACCTGCTGGCGATGCCGCTCAAGCCGTTCGAGATCATGCTGGCCAAGGTCTGGGCCAGCGGCCTGATCATCGTCATCGCCGCCACCCTCTCGCTGCAGTTCGTCGCCAAGGGCTGGCTGGCCCTGCCGGTGGCCGGCTCGACGCCGCTGTTCGTCGGCGGCATCGTCGTCTATCTGTTCTCGACCACGGCGCTGGGCATCTTCCTCGCCACCATCGCGCGCACCATGCCGCAGTTCGCCCTGCTCGCCGTGCCCGTGTATATCGCCATGAACCTGCTTTCCGGCGGCATCACCCCGCTCGACGAAATGCCGCCGGCCATGCACGCGGCGATGCTGATTTCACCTTCGACGCACTTCACCAGCTTTTCCCAGTCGGTGCTCTACCGCAGCGCCGGACTGGACGTGGTCTGGCCGGACCTGGCGTATTGCGCCGCCATCGGCACCCTCTACTTCGGCGGCGCGCTGCTGCGCTTCAGGAAGGCGCTGGCGGGATAG
- the fumC gene encoding class II fumarate hydratase, with protein MTAVRIETDSFGPIEVAAERLWGAQTQRSLEHFRISSELMPVPLIQALVLLKSSAAGANAALGLLDERKARAIRQAADEITAGRHAAEFPLSVWQTGSGTQSNMNVNEVIANRASELLGGERGSGRLVHPNDDVNKGQSSNDVFPSAMHIAGALAIHHDVLPALRQLSASLAEKAAAFAEVIKIGRTHLQDATPLTLGQEFSGYVAQLEIAQAALQASLPGLHRLAIGGTAVGTGLNTHAEFGARVAAAVAQATGLPFTVADNRFAALAGHEAMTMAHGALKTLAVALMKIANDIRWLASGPRSGLGELSLPENEPGSSIMPGKVNPTQAEALTMLCVQVLGNDVAIGIGAASGNFELNVYKPLLIHNFLQSTRLLADGCRSFEAHCVRGIEVNRARVRELLERSLMLVTALVPHVGYDRAAAIAKQAHADGSTLREAALALGELTGEEFDVWVRPEQMLGPTGENQQTGK; from the coding sequence ATGACGGCCGTTCGCATCGAAACCGACAGTTTTGGCCCGATCGAGGTTGCCGCGGAGCGTCTGTGGGGAGCGCAGACCCAGCGCAGTCTCGAACATTTCCGCATTTCCAGCGAGTTGATGCCGGTGCCGCTGATACAGGCTCTGGTCCTGCTGAAATCCTCGGCAGCCGGGGCCAACGCCGCCCTCGGGCTGCTCGACGAGCGCAAGGCGCGGGCCATCCGGCAAGCCGCCGATGAAATCACCGCCGGCCGGCACGCGGCGGAATTTCCCCTTTCGGTCTGGCAGACGGGCTCCGGCACCCAGTCCAACATGAACGTCAATGAGGTGATTGCCAACCGGGCTTCCGAATTGCTGGGTGGGGAACGCGGCTCGGGACGACTGGTGCATCCCAATGACGACGTGAACAAAGGCCAGTCGTCGAACGACGTGTTTCCGAGCGCGATGCACATTGCCGGTGCCCTTGCCATTCACCACGACGTGCTGCCCGCCTTGCGGCAACTGAGTGCGAGTCTGGCGGAGAAGGCGGCCGCTTTTGCGGAGGTCATCAAGATTGGCCGTACCCATCTGCAGGACGCCACGCCGCTGACGCTGGGCCAGGAGTTTTCGGGCTACGTCGCGCAACTGGAAATCGCGCAGGCCGCGCTGCAAGCCAGTTTGCCGGGACTCCATCGACTGGCGATCGGCGGCACGGCGGTGGGTACCGGCCTGAACACCCATGCGGAATTCGGCGCGCGCGTGGCGGCGGCCGTGGCGCAGGCCACCGGGCTGCCGTTCACCGTGGCGGACAACCGCTTCGCCGCGCTGGCCGGCCATGAGGCGATGACGATGGCGCATGGCGCGCTCAAAACGCTGGCGGTCGCGCTGATGAAAATCGCCAACGACATCCGCTGGCTGGCTTCCGGGCCGCGTTCCGGGCTGGGCGAACTCTCCTTGCCGGAAAACGAGCCGGGCAGTTCGATCATGCCGGGCAAGGTGAATCCGACCCAGGCCGAGGCGCTGACCATGCTCTGCGTCCAGGTGCTGGGCAACGACGTGGCGATCGGCATCGGCGCGGCCAGCGGCAATTTCGAGCTGAACGTCTACAAGCCGCTGCTGATCCACAACTTCCTGCAAAGCACGCGCCTGCTGGCCGACGGCTGCCGCAGCTTCGAGGCGCACTGCGTACGAGGCATCGAGGTCAATCGCGCGCGCGTCCGCGAGCTGCTGGAGCGCTCCTTGATGCTGGTCACCGCGCTGGTGCCGCATGTCGGCTACGACCGCGCCGCCGCCATCGCCAAGCAGGCCCATGCCGACGGCAGCACCTTGCGCGAGGCGGCGCTGGCCCTGGGCGAGCTCACTGGCGAAGAATTCGATGTCTGGGTTCGCCCGGAACAGATGCTGGGGCCGACGGGAGAAAACCAGCAGACAGGCAAGTAA
- the ftsB gene encoding cell division protein FtsB: MRWPTLVLVALIILLQYPLWLGKGGWLRVWEVDRQLQAQREVNQKLEERNAGLDAEVRDLKSGSDAIEEHARFELGLIKQGEIFVQVPQKQP; encoded by the coding sequence GGTCGCCCTGATCATCCTGCTGCAGTATCCGCTGTGGCTGGGCAAGGGCGGCTGGCTACGCGTCTGGGAAGTCGATCGCCAGCTCCAGGCGCAGCGCGAGGTCAATCAGAAGCTGGAAGAGCGCAACGCCGGGCTGGATGCCGAAGTGCGCGATCTGAAGAGCGGTTCCGACGCCATCGAGGAGCACGCGCGTTTCGAACTGGGCCTGATCAAACAGGGCGAAATCTTCGTCCAGGTGCCGCAGAAGCAGCCCTGA
- a CDS encoding quinone-dependent dihydroorotate dehydrogenase, with amino-acid sequence MLPYALARPLLFALDAETAHELTIAGLHRFGCLLPEPPTITQATTVRVMGLDFPNRVGLAAGLDKNGEAIDGLAKLGFGFLEIGTVTPRPQPGNPKPRLFRLPEQRAIINRMGFNNHGVDALLANVRAARYTGILGINIGKNADTPIERAADDYLACLDKVYALASYVTVNISSPNTKNLRQLQGENELDALLAALKSRQTQLADKHGRYVPVALKIAPDLDAAQIGHIAAALRRHRIDAVIATNTTLGREGVETSRHAQETGGLSGAPLFEKSTAVVAALASALAGELPIIAAGGILDGTQARAKLAAGARLVQIYSGLIYRGPELVRECVAMTGETAIP; translated from the coding sequence ATGCTGCCTTATGCCCTTGCCCGTCCCCTGCTCTTCGCCCTCGATGCCGAGACTGCCCACGAACTGACCATCGCCGGCTTGCATCGCTTCGGCTGCCTGCTGCCCGAACCGCCGACAATCACGCAGGCCACCACCGTGCGGGTGATGGGACTAGATTTTCCCAATCGCGTGGGCCTGGCTGCCGGTCTCGACAAGAATGGCGAGGCCATCGACGGGCTGGCCAAACTGGGCTTCGGCTTTCTCGAAATCGGCACCGTGACGCCGCGCCCGCAGCCGGGCAATCCCAAACCGCGCCTGTTCCGTCTGCCCGAGCAGCGCGCCATCATCAACCGCATGGGCTTCAACAACCACGGCGTCGATGCGCTGCTGGCCAACGTGCGAGCTGCCAGGTACACCGGCATCCTCGGCATCAACATCGGCAAGAATGCCGATACGCCGATCGAACGGGCTGCTGATGATTACCTCGCCTGTCTCGACAAGGTGTATGCGCTGGCGAGCTATGTCACGGTGAATATTTCCTCGCCGAACACCAAGAACCTGCGCCAGTTGCAGGGTGAAAACGAACTCGATGCGCTGCTCGCCGCGCTGAAGTCGCGCCAGACGCAACTGGCCGACAAGCATGGCCGCTACGTGCCCGTGGCGCTGAAGATCGCGCCGGATCTCGATGCGGCGCAGATCGGGCACATCGCCGCCGCGCTGCGCCGCCACCGCATCGACGCGGTGATCGCCACCAACACCACGCTGGGCCGCGAAGGCGTCGAAACCTCGCGGCACGCGCAGGAAACGGGCGGCCTTTCCGGCGCGCCGCTGTTCGAGAAATCGACCGCCGTCGTCGCCGCGCTGGCCAGCGCGCTGGCTGGCGAGCTGCCGATCATCGCGGCCGGCGGCATCCTCGACGGCACCCAGGCGCGCGCCAAGCTCGCTGCCGGCGCCCGGCTGGTGCAGATCTACAGTGGCCTGATCTACCGCGGCCCGGAACTGGTGCGCGAGTGCGTTGCCATGACCGGGGAAACCGCCATTCCCTGA
- a CDS encoding class I SAM-dependent methyltransferase has product MEPTSNIVTATPSAWVCRFASLIPAGGRVLDLACGNGRHARHLAGLGHAVEAVDRNAQALESLAGIPGIETRCADLEGGPWPYIGANFAGIVVTNYLWRPLLPSLLATLDKGGILIYETYAAGNERFGKPSNPAFLLRKDELRFIVRGHLDIIAFEQGEVTQPRPSVVQRICAVRLGELRLPE; this is encoded by the coding sequence ATGGAACCGACCTCGAACATCGTTACCGCCACGCCTTCGGCCTGGGTCTGCCGTTTTGCGTCCTTGATCCCGGCAGGTGGCCGCGTACTGGATCTGGCCTGCGGCAATGGACGCCACGCCCGTCATCTTGCCGGACTCGGCCATGCCGTCGAAGCCGTCGACCGCAATGCGCAGGCACTGGAAAGCCTGGCCGGGATACCCGGCATCGAGACGCGCTGCGCCGACCTCGAAGGCGGGCCGTGGCCGTACATCGGCGCGAATTTTGCCGGGATCGTGGTGACCAATTACCTGTGGCGGCCGCTGCTGCCCAGCCTGCTGGCCACGCTCGACAAGGGCGGCATCCTGATCTACGAAACCTACGCGGCCGGCAACGAGCGCTTCGGCAAGCCGTCGAATCCGGCCTTCCTGCTGCGCAAGGACGAACTGCGCTTCATCGTGCGCGGCCATCTCGACATCATCGCCTTCGAGCAGGGCGAGGTCACTCAACCGCGCCCATCCGTGGTGCAGCGTATCTGCGCGGTGCGCCTGGGAGAGTTGCGTTTGCCGGAGTGA